One Campylobacter concisus DNA segment encodes these proteins:
- a CDS encoding carbonic anhydrase, producing MDDSILEGAVKFMEDGFLEHEELFKSLQHKQDPHTLFISCVDSRVVPNLITNCLPGELFMVRNIANIVPPYRVSEEFLATTSAIEYALEVLNIKNIIICGHSDCGGCAALYVDEKKLKNTPNVRNWIRLIEPIKREVLKFTSDDPAKMAWLTERLNVINSIENIMTYPNVKEEYESGKLQIYGWHYIIETGEIFSYDLKEGTFKLLADKRGENA from the coding sequence ATGGATGATTCAATACTTGAAGGTGCAGTAAAATTTATGGAAGATGGCTTTTTAGAGCATGAAGAGCTCTTTAAAAGCTTGCAACACAAGCAAGATCCGCACACGCTTTTCATATCATGCGTGGATTCAAGGGTCGTGCCAAATTTGATAACAAACTGCCTGCCAGGCGAACTTTTCATGGTACGTAATATCGCAAACATCGTGCCACCATATAGGGTGAGCGAAGAGTTTTTGGCGACCACTTCGGCGATCGAATATGCGCTTGAAGTTTTAAACATCAAAAACATCATCATCTGCGGACACTCTGACTGTGGTGGATGCGCGGCGCTTTATGTTGATGAAAAGAAGCTAAAAAACACTCCAAACGTTAGAAACTGGATCAGGCTAATAGAGCCGATCAAGCGAGAAGTGCTTAAATTTACAAGCGACGATCCAGCCAAAATGGCGTGGCTAACCGAGAGGCTAAACGTGATAAATTCGATCGAAAACATAATGACATATCCAAATGTAAAAGAGGAATATGAAAGTGGCAAGCTTCAAATTTATGGCTGGCACTACATCATAGAAACTGGCGAAATTTTTAGCTACGATTTAAAAGAGGGCACATTTAAACTTCTAGCGGACAAAAGAGGCGAAAATGCGTAA
- a CDS encoding mechanosensitive ion channel domain-containing protein, producing MRKFLTIILISFITLFGADNNVTQEDDIISITNQIQTLNSQINIIKSQQKDLNASKIDNSNLITLQKKKSDLLEKIPNYVMQIEVTQSDINKYNLQKEALEKKVARLEKQSNKDAYIQSAIELEKMKVDYAYYSALISLEEIFKKGAKANSIKEVIDNGLLNLQTNSYVSIKDLKDSLNDTSGSYDSAFFDLELKKESEEEILTYLKNNADLLSSSMLLSELNLVDAVEYINKTTAINSSKFNIGKIVVIVAIFLFFVSLTRILAKLTYWVMSLVASGEGVKEAKNQIVDIIKKPISALLIIYALNICIGIGFYPVPVPLTVANIFSIIYIVAFSWLVLTILNGYGIAILDKIAQKSKRKEVINLALKVIYVIVLIITLLLILQKLGFDISALIASLGIGGLAVAFAAKDIIANFFASVMMLFDNSFSQGDWIVCGDIEGTVVEIGFRKTTVRSFDNALIFVPNSKLASDPVRNWSRRKVGRRIRMVIGIEYGPTTEEIKKCVNDIKNMLINHPDIAKSEDIAANKRGLKYRQNIVSVDDYAGYKSNLFVVVDDFADSSINILVYCFAKTIVWGEFLDVKQDVMLKIMDILKQNGLNFAFPSQSLYIENIKDKI from the coding sequence ATGCGTAAGTTTCTAACCATCATCCTGATTTCTTTCATAACTCTTTTTGGCGCTGATAACAACGTAACGCAAGAAGACGATATCATCAGCATAACAAATCAAATTCAAACCCTAAACAGCCAGATAAATATCATAAAATCTCAGCAAAAAGACCTAAACGCTTCAAAGATCGATAACTCAAATTTGATCACTCTTCAAAAGAAAAAGAGCGATCTTTTAGAAAAGATACCAAACTACGTCATGCAGATCGAGGTAACACAAAGCGATATAAATAAATATAATCTGCAAAAAGAGGCGCTAGAGAAAAAAGTAGCTAGGCTAGAGAAGCAGTCAAACAAGGATGCCTACATTCAAAGTGCTATCGAACTTGAGAAGATGAAGGTTGATTACGCTTACTACTCAGCGCTTATTAGTCTTGAAGAGATCTTTAAAAAGGGTGCTAAGGCAAATTCTATAAAAGAAGTGATAGATAATGGACTTTTAAATTTACAGACAAATTCTTATGTAAGTATAAAAGATCTAAAAGACTCACTAAATGACACTTCAGGCTCTTACGACAGCGCTTTTTTTGACCTTGAGCTGAAAAAAGAGAGTGAAGAAGAAATTTTAACCTATCTTAAAAATAACGCCGATCTTCTAAGCTCAAGCATGCTCTTGTCTGAGCTAAATTTAGTCGATGCAGTCGAGTATATAAACAAAACAACAGCCATAAATTCAAGCAAATTTAACATCGGCAAGATCGTTGTTATCGTTGCGATATTTTTATTTTTCGTCTCGCTAACTAGAATTTTAGCCAAGCTCACCTACTGGGTGATGTCACTCGTCGCTTCAGGCGAAGGGGTAAAAGAGGCTAAAAATCAGATCGTTGATATCATCAAAAAGCCGATCTCAGCACTTCTTATCATCTATGCGCTAAACATCTGTATCGGCATTGGATTTTATCCAGTGCCAGTGCCTCTAACGGTAGCAAATATCTTTTCTATCATATATATAGTCGCATTTTCATGGCTTGTCCTCACCATACTAAATGGCTACGGCATCGCTATACTCGATAAGATCGCGCAAAAAAGCAAGCGTAAAGAGGTGATAAACCTAGCACTAAAAGTGATCTACGTGATCGTGCTGATCATCACACTTTTACTGATCCTTCAAAAGCTTGGCTTTGATATCTCGGCACTCATCGCCTCACTTGGTATCGGTGGTCTTGCTGTTGCCTTCGCTGCTAAAGACATCATCGCAAACTTCTTTGCCTCTGTTATGATGCTCTTTGACAACTCATTTTCACAAGGCGACTGGATAGTTTGTGGCGACATCGAAGGCACGGTCGTTGAGATAGGTTTTAGAAAAACAACAGTTAGAAGCTTTGATAACGCCCTTATCTTCGTGCCAAACTCAAAGCTAGCGAGCGATCCTGTTAGAAACTGGAGCAGAAGAAAGGTCGGCAGACGCATAAGAATGGTTATTGGCATCGAGTATGGGCCAACTACAGAAGAGATCAAAAAATGTGTAAATGACATCAAAAATATGCTAATAAATCACCCAGATATCGCTAAAAGCGAAGATATCGCGGCTAATAAAAGAGGACTAAAATATAGACAAAACATAGTTTCAGTTGATGACTACGCTGGATATAAGTCAAATTTATTTGTCGTGGTTGATGACTTTGCTGATAGCTCGATAAATATCCTAGTTTATTGCTTTGCCAAAACTATCGTTTGGGGAGAGTTTTTAGACGTAAAACAAGATGTAATGCTAAAAATTATGGATATTTTAAAGCAAAATGGTCTAAATTTTGCATTCCCAAGCCAAAGCTTGTATATCGAAAATATCAAAGATAAAATTTAA
- a CDS encoding GGDEF domain-containing protein, which produces MVQEFIEQDSYKAIDDIYKTILNVAIVSNAFVLIVLCSFYFDLTIIFICFLFLSISTALRIRFNIKYRFLISAIFQLNVITAVIAGVVGMGWSSNIWITLLGVIFINYFLAFNQRLLTYSVCLLELFVLLWLYLTYKDKVVGIDSMVQIGSTCISVFFTFYLVFRLSFFSDAITSSGYKQISEEKEEIERISKYDFLTGLLNRRSIERTLRYELKELREKSSDANLVVMLGDIDNFKKINDTYGHDWGDKVLKEIARALQDTFRENDHICRWGGEEFLVILPEVKTEDVKKVETRLGTRIAQVKLPDKSSVTMTFGLVLCANGVITDIDTVINKADKKLYEGKKNGKDRIEYEIMKANKDKDNA; this is translated from the coding sequence TTGGTACAGGAATTTATAGAGCAAGATAGCTATAAGGCTATCGATGACATTTACAAAACGATATTAAACGTAGCGATAGTAAGTAACGCCTTTGTCTTGATCGTGCTTTGCAGTTTTTACTTTGACTTAACGATCATTTTTATCTGTTTTTTATTTCTTTCTATTAGCACTGCTTTAAGGATTAGATTTAATATCAAATACAGATTTTTAATCTCTGCCATCTTTCAACTAAATGTCATCACCGCAGTTATCGCTGGCGTTGTTGGCATGGGCTGGAGCTCTAATATATGGATAACACTCCTTGGCGTTATCTTTATAAACTACTTTTTGGCTTTTAACCAAAGGCTTCTTACCTACTCTGTCTGCCTTCTTGAGCTATTTGTCCTTTTGTGGCTATATCTTACATATAAAGATAAAGTAGTTGGGATAGACTCCATGGTACAAATAGGCTCAACCTGTATAAGCGTTTTCTTTACTTTTTACTTGGTCTTTAGACTTTCGTTTTTCTCTGACGCGATCACATCTAGTGGCTACAAACAGATCAGCGAAGAGAAAGAGGAGATAGAGAGAATTTCTAAGTATGACTTTTTGACTGGTCTTTTAAATAGACGCTCGATCGAGAGAACACTTAGATATGAGCTAAAAGAGCTTAGGGAGAAAAGCAGTGACGCAAATTTAGTCGTTATGCTAGGAGATATAGATAACTTCAAAAAGATAAATGACACCTACGGACATGACTGGGGCGATAAGGTCTTAAAAGAGATCGCAAGGGCCTTGCAAGATACTTTTAGAGAAAATGACCACATTTGTAGGTGGGGTGGAGAGGAATTTCTAGTTATCTTGCCTGAAGTTAAAACTGAAGACGTAAAAAAGGTAGAAACCAGACTTGGCACAAGGATAGCACAGGTAAAGTTGCCTGATAAGAGCTCAGTAACCATGACCTTTGGTCTGGTTCTTTGTGCAAATGGCGTTATAACTGATATCGACACAGTCATAAACAAAGCTGATAAAAAGCTATATGAGGGTAAGAAAAATGGTAAAGACCGCATCGAGTATGAGATCATGAAGGCAAATAAGGACAAAGACAATGCCTAA
- a CDS encoding GGDEF domain-containing protein, with amino-acid sequence MPKISLYISQKIIVFSLLAVHTFYLVMFYLMGEEILAVANILSVSIYLFALKILFDSEENNKIVMLILQVEILLHASLCVFILGLGWGFEILFLTSTISLFFLSVSFKMLSRLISLLDIAAFLLFYLVIDIPAKDDTLYKEIFFVFNLTASCVFAVLTSFLLESSNLFIFLGILEEKESAKAVFNHDPLTGLLNRASMQQIFRQKNLFDGNDFAIVMCDIDNFKKINDTYGHGAGDEVLKSLSKIFKNAFRNEDRVARFGGEEFLAVIFDVKKAKAVSILERIRETLNQNVVEFENNRIIATMTFGVVAHSGNTEVNIERMIKQADELLYVGKRNGKNIVMSADYDPRG; translated from the coding sequence ATGCCTAAAATTTCACTTTATATCTCACAAAAGATCATCGTCTTTTCGCTCCTAGCTGTACATACTTTTTACCTGGTTATGTTCTACCTCATGGGCGAAGAAATTTTGGCTGTGGCAAACATCCTATCTGTTAGCATATATCTTTTTGCACTAAAGATACTCTTTGATAGCGAAGAGAACAATAAGATCGTAATGCTCATCTTGCAAGTAGAAATTTTACTCCACGCCTCACTTTGCGTCTTTATCCTTGGTCTAGGCTGGGGCTTTGAAATTTTATTTTTAACATCGACAATTAGCCTCTTTTTCTTATCGGTTAGCTTTAAAATGTTAAGCAGACTTATCTCTTTGCTAGATATCGCGGCATTTTTGCTTTTTTATCTAGTGATAGATATACCAGCAAAAGATGATACCTTATATAAAGAGATATTTTTTGTATTTAACCTAACCGCATCTTGCGTGTTTGCTGTTCTAACATCATTTTTGCTAGAGAGCTCAAATTTATTTATATTCTTAGGTATCTTAGAAGAGAAAGAGTCTGCTAAAGCTGTCTTTAACCACGACCCACTAACAGGGCTTTTAAACCGCGCTTCGATGCAACAAATTTTTAGACAGAAGAATTTATTTGACGGTAATGACTTTGCTATCGTGATGTGTGATATCGATAACTTCAAAAAGATAAATGACACCTACGGACACGGAGCAGGCGATGAAGTACTAAAGAGCCTTTCTAAAATTTTCAAAAACGCTTTTAGAAATGAAGACAGGGTTGCAAGATTTGGCGGCGAGGAATTTCTAGCTGTTATCTTTGATGTTAAAAAGGCAAAAGCAGTTAGCATCTTAGAGCGTATCAGAGAGACGCTTAATCAAAATGTCGTTGAATTTGAAAACAATAGGATCATAGCGACGATGACATTTGGTGTCGTGGCACATAGTGGCAACACTGAGGTGAATATCGAGCGTATGATCAAGCAAGCTGACGAGCTACTTTACGTTGGTAAGCGAAATGGTAAAAATATCGTTATGAGCGCGGATTACGATCCAAGAGGATAA
- a CDS encoding TRAP transporter large permease — MTIAFLFILLFALMLIGVPVAVSLGTSTVLTMIFFTDIDIATIPQLIFDGINKFSLMAIPMFILAGNLLSKGGSARRIIDFAKSMVGHLPGGLPMSAIFACIIFAAVSGSSPATVVAIGSIMFAAIKEAGYPKEYAVGGITTAGSLGILIPPSVVMIVYGVTAEVSIGKLFMAGVVPGLMLGAFMLVQTYVGAKKLGFKATKAEPFKARVQKFAKAFWALLIVVVVIGGIYGGIFTPTEAAAASAVYALFISLFIYRDIKIRDLWDICLDSALTTAMIFFIIANAVVFAYLLTSEQIPQAIASMILDANIGMIGFLIFVNILLFIMGQFMEPSSVIMIMVPLLLPIATQLGVDPIHFGIILVVNMEIGMVTPPVGLNLFVASGLTNMNLKEVIMACLPWTLTLFFGLILVTYIPQISLWLPNIMYGH, encoded by the coding sequence ATGACAATAGCATTTTTATTTATCCTGCTTTTTGCGCTGATGTTAATAGGCGTGCCAGTCGCGGTTTCGTTAGGCACAAGCACCGTTTTAACTATGATATTTTTTACAGACATAGACATCGCTACGATCCCTCAGCTAATTTTTGACGGTATCAATAAATTTTCACTAATGGCGATACCGATGTTTATCTTGGCTGGAAATTTACTAAGCAAAGGTGGCTCAGCAAGGCGTATCATCGATTTTGCAAAGTCTATGGTCGGACACTTGCCAGGTGGCTTGCCTATGAGTGCGATATTTGCCTGCATCATCTTTGCAGCGGTCTCTGGAAGCTCGCCTGCGACGGTTGTGGCGATAGGCTCGATTATGTTTGCAGCGATAAAAGAGGCTGGCTATCCAAAAGAGTACGCAGTGGGCGGTATAACTACGGCTGGCTCACTTGGAATTTTGATTCCACCTTCAGTTGTTATGATAGTTTATGGTGTAACTGCTGAGGTTAGTATCGGTAAGCTTTTTATGGCAGGCGTCGTGCCTGGTCTTATGCTTGGTGCTTTTATGCTAGTTCAAACTTATGTAGGCGCAAAAAAGCTTGGTTTCAAAGCGACTAAGGCTGAGCCATTTAAAGCAAGAGTGCAGAAATTTGCAAAAGCATTTTGGGCTTTGCTAATCGTCGTTGTGGTTATTGGTGGAATTTATGGAGGCATATTCACTCCGACTGAAGCTGCTGCGGCAAGTGCGGTCTATGCGCTATTTATCTCACTTTTTATCTATAGAGATATAAAGATAAGAGATCTTTGGGATATCTGCCTAGACTCAGCCCTTACAACAGCTATGATATTTTTCATCATCGCAAACGCCGTTGTTTTTGCTTATTTGCTAACTAGCGAGCAGATCCCACAAGCGATCGCTTCGATGATACTTGACGCAAATATCGGCATGATAGGATTTTTGATATTTGTAAATATCTTGCTCTTTATCATGGGTCAGTTTATGGAGCCTTCAAGCGTTATCATGATCATGGTGCCGCTCTTGCTTCCGATAGCTACGCAGCTTGGCGTTGATCCTATTCACTTTGGTATCATCTTGGTTGTAAATATGGAGATAGGTATGGTCACTCCGCCTGTTGGACTAAATTTATTTGTCGCAAGCGGTCTTACAAATATGAACTTAAAAGAGGTTATCATGGCGTGCTTGCCATGGACGCTAACCTTGTTCTTTGGTCTTATCTTGGTTACTTATATACCACAAATTTCACTTTGGCTACCAAACATAATGTATGGACATTAA
- a CDS encoding TRAP transporter small permease: MKNFINALDILIVSLNKTIAVLGLASGTLLAFANVVARYFFDKSWSWASELSNYLFIWSAFFAAAYGFNKGIHVSVTILVEKFPPALAKACLLFSHILTTVFLIFIAVYSVDYLKILHEIEQMIIDLGIPQWVPMLVLPIAFVTASYRSAEKAIKVALTPAANVVNNEAHELAHGSVVKD; this comes from the coding sequence ATGAAAAATTTCATTAACGCTCTTGATATATTGATAGTCTCGCTCAATAAGACTATCGCCGTTTTAGGGCTAGCTAGTGGAACGCTACTAGCCTTTGCCAACGTCGTGGCCAGATACTTTTTTGACAAAAGCTGGTCATGGGCGAGCGAGCTATCAAACTACTTATTTATATGGTCGGCGTTTTTTGCTGCAGCGTATGGCTTTAACAAGGGCATTCATGTGAGCGTAACTATCTTGGTGGAGAAATTTCCACCAGCGCTTGCGAAGGCGTGCCTACTCTTTTCGCACATCTTAACAACTGTCTTTTTGATATTTATCGCGGTTTATTCGGTTGATTATCTTAAAATTTTACACGAGATCGAGCAGATGATAATAGACCTTGGCATACCTCAATGGGTCCCTATGCTGGTGCTTCCAATAGCCTTTGTCACAGCTAGCTACCGCTCTGCTGAAAAGGCTATCAAAGTAGCTCTAACTCCAGCAGCAAATGTCGTAAATAACGAAGCACACGAGCTAGCTCATGGTAGCGTGGTCAAAGACTAA
- a CDS encoding DctP family TRAP transporter solute-binding subunit produces MKFLQALLFTCAISGLAFGADKVYTIKFAHVVAASTPKGKAADFFAKRAEELSGGKIKVQVFPSAQLLDDDRVFGALKLGNVQMAAPSFSKFTPIVPQFQLFDLPFIFKDADHLHKVQDGAVGEELKGLVTKKGFVALDYWDAGFKHFSSSKKPILVPEDAKGQKFRIQSSKVLEEQIKAIGGNPQVLPFSEVYSALQQGVVDATENPLSNFYNSKFHEVQSSLTLSHHGYLGYLVVMSDKFWNKLPDDLKANVKQALSEATAYEREETAKEDAHVIAELEKYIAETKKLEIFKIDDAQKAEWEKTMQAIYPKFYDVIGKELIEKTIETK; encoded by the coding sequence ATGAAATTCTTACAAGCTTTACTTTTTACATGTGCCATCAGTGGCTTAGCATTTGGTGCGGATAAGGTCTATACGATCAAATTTGCTCACGTTGTCGCAGCTTCTACGCCAAAGGGCAAGGCAGCTGACTTTTTTGCAAAGCGTGCTGAGGAGCTAAGTGGCGGCAAGATAAAAGTTCAAGTCTTCCCATCAGCTCAGCTACTTGATGATGATAGAGTTTTTGGTGCGCTAAAGCTTGGCAACGTCCAAATGGCAGCTCCTAGTTTTTCTAAATTTACACCTATCGTGCCGCAGTTTCAGCTATTTGACCTACCTTTCATCTTTAAAGATGCAGACCACCTTCACAAGGTTCAAGATGGTGCAGTTGGTGAGGAGCTAAAAGGTCTTGTGACTAAGAAGGGCTTTGTGGCGCTTGATTACTGGGATGCTGGATTTAAGCATTTTAGCTCAAGCAAAAAACCTATCCTTGTGCCAGAAGATGCAAAAGGACAAAAATTTAGAATCCAAAGCTCAAAAGTGCTTGAAGAGCAGATCAAAGCGATCGGTGGCAACCCACAAGTTCTGCCATTTTCAGAGGTTTATTCTGCACTTCAACAAGGCGTAGTTGATGCTACTGAAAACCCACTATCAAATTTCTATAACTCTAAATTTCACGAGGTTCAAAGCTCACTTACACTTTCTCACCATGGATATCTAGGCTATCTAGTCGTTATGAGTGATAAATTTTGGAACAAACTGCCAGATGATCTAAAAGCAAATGTAAAACAAGCTCTAAGCGAAGCTACAGCTTACGAGAGAGAAGAGACAGCTAAAGAGGACGCTCACGTTATAGCCGAGCTTGAAAAATATATAGCAGAGACTAAAAAGCTAGAAATTTTCAAGATAGACGACGCACAAAAAGCTGAGTGGGAGAAGACTATGCAGGCTATCTATCCTAAATTTTACGATGTCATCGGCAAAGAGCTTATAGAAAAAACAATCGAGACAAAATAA
- the sodB gene encoding superoxide dismutase [Fe]: MFELRKLPFDANANAVVSAKTCEYHYGKHHATYVANLNNLIKDTKFANASFYEILKNSEGGLYNNVAQVYNHDFYWDCIAKKSEMSSELKAAIEANFANFKEEFLKAATTLFGSGWAWLVFDPSSKKLEIVQTSNAKTPVSDGKVPLLVVDVWEHAYYIDNFNARPKYLETFYENINWEFVSQAYEWALKEGLGSVEFYTKELHK; the protein is encoded by the coding sequence ATGTTTGAACTAAGAAAACTTCCGTTTGACGCAAATGCCAATGCAGTAGTAAGTGCTAAAACCTGTGAATACCACTACGGCAAGCACCACGCGACCTATGTTGCAAATTTAAACAATCTCATAAAAGATACAAAATTTGCTAACGCATCATTTTATGAAATTCTAAAAAATAGCGAAGGCGGCCTATACAACAACGTCGCTCAAGTTTATAACCACGACTTTTACTGGGACTGCATCGCTAAAAAAAGCGAGATGTCAAGCGAGCTAAAAGCTGCTATCGAGGCAAATTTTGCAAACTTTAAAGAGGAGTTTTTAAAGGCAGCTACAACGCTTTTTGGCTCAGGCTGGGCGTGGCTTGTATTTGATCCAAGCAGCAAAAAGCTAGAGATCGTGCAAACTAGCAATGCAAAAACTCCAGTGAGTGACGGCAAAGTGCCACTTCTAGTCGTTGATGTTTGGGAGCACGCCTACTACATCGACAACTTCAACGCTCGCCCAAAATACCTAGAGACATTTTATGAGAACATAAACTGGGAATTTGTAAGCCAAGCTTACGAGTGGGCACTAAAAGAGGGCCTTGGCTCAGTTGAGTTTTACACAAAAGAACTACATAAATAA